The Acidobacteriota bacterium genome has a segment encoding these proteins:
- a CDS encoding RluA family pseudouridine synthase, translating to MRNHGYDYPDRISRPDEGSSILSFYSRRYRHSTEAEWREKIERGEVTLNGRPASPHDPLSAGDLLVYHRPPWDEPEAPTDFGVLLEDDDILALAKPSGLPVLPGGFFLENTLLYQARRRFGPAVSPLHRLGRGTSGAILFTRNHRAGRSLAKAMFERRILKVYLALASGTSMPGAFTVDAPIGPVSHRLPATVNAYRPGGRPSTSHVRVLRRFPEKNAALVEVVIPTGRPHQIRIHLAYAGHPLVGDPLYGPGGVPRADGVDDEGGTTPGATGYLLHSWKIRFPHPSRGEDVEVASPPPDALRPE from the coding sequence ATGAGAAACCACGGCTACGATTATCCCGACCGGATCTCCCGTCCGGACGAGGGCTCGTCCATTCTGAGCTTTTATTCCCGGCGCTATCGTCATTCGACCGAAGCCGAATGGCGGGAGAAGATCGAACGCGGCGAAGTGACGCTCAACGGCCGTCCCGCTTCGCCCCACGACCCGCTGTCCGCCGGCGACCTCCTCGTCTACCATCGCCCGCCCTGGGACGAGCCGGAGGCCCCGACGGACTTCGGCGTCCTCCTCGAGGACGACGACATCCTCGCCCTGGCCAAGCCCTCCGGCCTGCCCGTCCTCCCCGGCGGCTTCTTCCTGGAGAACACCCTGCTCTATCAGGCCCGGCGCCGCTTCGGCCCGGCCGTTTCGCCGCTCCACCGCCTCGGCCGCGGCACCTCGGGCGCCATCCTCTTTACCCGGAACCATCGGGCCGGGCGCTCGCTGGCCAAGGCCATGTTCGAGCGGCGCATCCTCAAGGTTTACCTGGCCCTGGCCTCGGGAACGTCGATGCCCGGCGCCTTCACCGTCGACGCGCCCATCGGTCCCGTGTCCCACCGCCTTCCGGCGACCGTCAACGCCTATCGCCCGGGCGGCCGGCCGTCCACGAGCCACGTCCGGGTCCTCCGCCGCTTTCCCGAAAAGAACGCCGCGCTTGTCGAGGTCGTCATCCCGACGGGCCGTCCCCATCAGATCCGCATCCATCTCGCCTACGCCGGCCACCCTCTCGTCGGCGACCCGCTTTACGGGCCCGGGGGCGTCCCCCGGGCCGACGGCGTGGACGACGAGGGAGGAACGACGCCCGGCGCGACCGGCTATCTCCTGCACTCCTGGAAGATCCGGTTCCCGCACCCTTCGCGGGGCGAGGACGTCGAAGTGGCGTCGCCGCCTCCGGACGCCCTGCGCCCGGAATGA
- a CDS encoding TolC family protein: MKAGRPFGAIGAVFALSLAGACVRYHPKPVIPGRTLEAFEARRLDSPDLEAFLVANKEAESWPPAVWGLKALTLVALYYHPDMDVARAQWGVAQGGRITAGERINPALNPLMGYNSTSPRSEVTPWIPEVALELTIETAGKRGIRIAQARDLAASARWQIYTAAWSVRSRLRAAMLELFAAGERADLLGEQEKLQAELVRLLELQKNAGEISVYDLTQARLALDTARLEAIEAARLKEEAQAGLAAALGLARGALEGVSLSFEEFRQAPPSDLPAGEVRRHAVLNRSDILAALAAYEASQMALRLEVAKQYPDLVLGPDYQLDQTDSKWTLGVALSLPLFSRNRGPIAEALAAREASAAQFLALQAEVIGELDAAVQDCRAAVKKSGAAEDLLIHLTEQARRARTERDLGEISKLELIGIELELNAGAQAWLESLVQAQAAVGRLENAAQSPLDVKDWITTLSRPAAGPAKERQDD, encoded by the coding sequence GTGAAGGCAGGCCGGCCGTTTGGGGCCATCGGCGCCGTCTTCGCTCTCAGCCTGGCCGGCGCCTGCGTCCGCTATCACCCCAAGCCGGTCATACCCGGCCGGACCTTGGAGGCCTTCGAGGCCCGCCGGCTCGATTCGCCCGATCTGGAGGCCTTTCTCGTGGCCAACAAAGAGGCCGAGAGCTGGCCTCCCGCCGTCTGGGGCCTCAAAGCCCTGACCCTCGTCGCCCTTTACTATCACCCGGACATGGACGTCGCCCGGGCCCAGTGGGGCGTCGCCCAGGGAGGCCGGATTACCGCCGGCGAGCGCATCAACCCGGCCCTCAACCCCCTGATGGGTTACAACAGCACGTCGCCCCGGAGCGAGGTCACACCCTGGATCCCGGAGGTCGCTCTCGAGCTGACCATCGAAACGGCCGGCAAGCGCGGCATCCGGATCGCTCAAGCCCGTGACCTGGCCGCCTCGGCGCGCTGGCAGATCTATACCGCCGCGTGGAGCGTCCGCAGCCGCCTGCGCGCCGCGATGCTCGAGCTCTTTGCGGCCGGCGAGCGGGCGGACCTTCTCGGGGAGCAGGAGAAGCTCCAGGCCGAGCTCGTCCGCCTTCTCGAACTCCAAAAGAACGCGGGCGAGATCTCGGTCTACGACCTGACCCAGGCCCGCCTGGCTCTCGACACGGCCCGGCTGGAGGCCATCGAGGCCGCGCGCCTCAAAGAGGAGGCCCAGGCCGGCCTGGCGGCCGCTCTCGGCCTGGCCCGCGGGGCGCTCGAGGGAGTGAGCCTTTCGTTCGAGGAGTTCCGCCAGGCGCCTCCGTCCGACCTACCGGCCGGGGAGGTCCGGCGCCACGCCGTTCTCAACCGGTCGGATATCCTGGCGGCGCTGGCCGCCTACGAGGCCAGCCAGATGGCCCTGAGGCTCGAGGTCGCCAAGCAGTATCCCGATCTCGTCCTCGGCCCGGACTATCAGCTCGACCAGACCGACAGCAAATGGACGCTCGGCGTGGCCCTCTCTCTGCCCCTCTTCAGCCGCAACCGGGGCCCGATCGCCGAGGCCCTGGCCGCCCGCGAAGCGAGCGCGGCGCAGTTCCTGGCCCTCCAGGCCGAGGTCATCGGCGAGCTCGATGCGGCCGTCCAAGACTGCCGGGCCGCCGTCAAAAAGTCCGGCGCCGCCGAGGACCTGCTGATCCACCTCACGGAGCAAGCGCGGCGGGCCCGGACCGAGCGCGATCTCGGCGAGATCTCCAAGCTCGAGCTCATCGGGATTGAGCTCGAGCTCAACGCCGGGGCGCAGGCCTGGCTCGAGTCCCTGGTCCAGGCCCAGGCCGCGGTCGGCCGGCTCGAGAACGCGGCCCAGAGCCCGCTCGACGTCAAGGACTGGATCACCACCCTGTCCCGGCCGGCCGCGGGCCCGGCCAAGGAGCGCCAAGATGACTAA
- a CDS encoding M14 family zinc carboxypeptidase: MQKNGRAGRHLILILALVFIAGAATRPLPAQQKVDAEYTKKILEFTTDPCFLTQYVNYLPSAPGIPTPFEVLGHIAGARDVLSYTADVTTYMRALAAATPRVKVFDVGKTEEGRDWIVVAVADEGTIRDLDRYKGIMARLADPRRLSEAEARTLLAQAKPMYWATGGLHSSETGSVEMLMELAYRIAVDDSPFVKAIRENVITLITPVLEPDGRDKQVDLAMAKRKDPKANVPTRLVYWGKYVSHDNNRDNLGLALKLSQNITKTFLDFHPLVMHDLHESMSYLYISTGTGPYNAWLDPITIDEWNLLAYREVDELTKAGVPGVWTQGFYDGWTPNYAFYAANGHNAIGRFYETQTAGDGSTRVVSASPDRAWFRPNPPLRSVLWSLRDNVNLQQSGVLVALNHVAALKDKFLESFYLKGKRSIAKARAEGPAAYVFPGDDPRPGQQARLLRQLQTQGIEVQRADKPFKVKDAEYPAGSYVVRMDQPYSRLADMMLDRQYFNVNDPAPYDDVGWTLGPLYNAKSVRVEDVAVLDAAMTPVKGEVAAPGGVTRLGKGAVQAYLVNHNADTVLATFRYARRDLKIRAAEKDFEAQGRKFRAGSFILKPGDNPRDLEGILDEAGRRLGFAVAAVPAVPDVPAHEADAPRLAVMHTWQNTQNEGWLRIALDDCGIPYDYIDVHAVRDNARLRDKYDVIIFGPSSPDPFSIVNGLEGDRPLPWKKTDLTPNIGAEDSTDDMRGGLELDGVVHLRDFVRDGGVFVTIGNSSGLPIHYGLARGLAVRDTTKLWARGGVFLASVGDRTSPLAYGYDDQVGIYFSQSPVFTLGGMSGRSRSLAAPAGGPAGRVSGRGGVSDPDIIQGRPRDLGQKAVEEFRKAEKGAAGTEAEDELPRPQVSSVRPRIVLSFAASAADLLISGGLAGGEELAGSPALADVTIGKGHVVLFSFNPAWRSQTSGSYFFIFNALLNWKALDARPK; encoded by the coding sequence GTGCAAAAGAACGGTCGAGCTGGCAGACACCTGATCCTGATCCTGGCGTTGGTCTTCATCGCCGGGGCGGCAACGCGCCCGCTTCCGGCCCAGCAGAAGGTCGACGCGGAATACACCAAGAAGATCCTCGAGTTCACGACCGATCCCTGCTTCCTCACCCAGTACGTCAACTACCTGCCGTCCGCCCCGGGCATCCCGACGCCGTTCGAGGTCCTCGGCCACATCGCCGGGGCGCGGGACGTCCTTTCCTATACCGCCGACGTCACCACGTACATGCGGGCCCTGGCGGCGGCCACGCCCCGGGTCAAGGTCTTCGACGTCGGCAAGACCGAGGAGGGGCGCGACTGGATCGTCGTCGCCGTGGCCGACGAGGGGACCATCAGGGACCTCGACCGGTACAAGGGGATCATGGCCAGGCTGGCCGATCCGCGCCGGCTCTCCGAGGCCGAGGCCAGGACTCTCCTGGCCCAGGCCAAGCCCATGTACTGGGCCACGGGCGGCCTGCACTCGTCCGAGACGGGCTCGGTAGAGATGCTCATGGAGCTGGCCTACCGCATCGCGGTCGACGACTCGCCCTTCGTCAAGGCCATCCGCGAGAATGTCATCACCCTGATCACGCCCGTGCTCGAGCCCGACGGCCGCGACAAGCAGGTCGACCTGGCCATGGCCAAGCGCAAGGACCCCAAGGCCAACGTCCCGACGCGGCTCGTCTACTGGGGCAAGTACGTGTCCCACGACAACAACCGCGACAACCTCGGCCTGGCCCTGAAGCTCAGCCAGAACATCACCAAGACCTTCCTCGACTTCCATCCCCTGGTCATGCACGACCTCCACGAGTCGATGTCCTACCTCTACATCTCGACCGGCACGGGGCCCTACAACGCCTGGCTCGACCCCATCACCATCGACGAATGGAACCTGCTGGCCTACCGCGAGGTCGACGAGCTGACCAAGGCGGGCGTTCCCGGCGTCTGGACCCAGGGCTTCTACGACGGCTGGACGCCGAACTACGCCTTCTACGCGGCCAACGGCCACAACGCCATCGGCCGCTTCTACGAGACCCAGACCGCGGGCGACGGCTCGACCCGGGTCGTCTCGGCCTCCCCCGACCGGGCCTGGTTCCGGCCCAATCCGCCGCTGCGCTCGGTCCTCTGGTCGCTGCGCGACAACGTCAACCTCCAGCAGAGCGGCGTCCTCGTCGCCCTCAACCATGTGGCCGCGCTCAAGGACAAGTTCCTGGAGAGCTTCTATCTCAAGGGCAAGCGCTCGATCGCCAAGGCCCGGGCCGAGGGCCCGGCCGCCTACGTTTTCCCCGGCGACGACCCGCGGCCCGGCCAGCAGGCCAGGCTGCTCCGCCAGCTCCAGACCCAGGGCATCGAGGTCCAGCGGGCCGACAAGCCCTTCAAGGTCAAGGACGCGGAATACCCCGCCGGGAGCTATGTCGTCCGCATGGACCAGCCCTATTCGCGGCTGGCCGACATGATGCTCGACCGCCAGTACTTCAACGTCAACGATCCCGCCCCGTACGACGACGTCGGCTGGACGCTCGGCCCGCTCTACAACGCCAAGTCCGTGCGGGTCGAGGACGTCGCGGTCCTGGACGCGGCGATGACCCCGGTCAAGGGCGAGGTGGCCGCTCCCGGCGGCGTCACCCGGCTCGGCAAGGGGGCCGTCCAGGCCTACCTGGTCAATCACAACGCCGACACCGTCCTGGCCACGTTCCGCTACGCCCGCAGGGACCTGAAGATCCGGGCGGCCGAGAAGGACTTCGAAGCCCAGGGCCGGAAGTTCCGGGCCGGGTCGTTCATCCTCAAGCCGGGGGATAACCCCAGGGACCTGGAAGGGATCCTCGACGAGGCCGGCCGGAGGCTCGGTTTCGCCGTCGCCGCCGTGCCCGCCGTCCCCGACGTGCCGGCGCACGAGGCGGACGCGCCGCGGCTGGCCGTCATGCACACCTGGCAGAACACCCAGAACGAGGGCTGGCTGCGGATCGCCCTGGACGATTGCGGCATCCCCTACGACTATATCGATGTCCACGCCGTCCGAGACAACGCCAGGCTCCGCGACAAGTACGATGTCATCATCTTCGGGCCCTCGTCGCCGGACCCGTTCAGCATCGTCAACGGCCTCGAGGGCGACAGGCCCCTGCCCTGGAAGAAGACCGACCTGACCCCGAACATCGGCGCCGAGGACTCGACCGACGACATGCGCGGCGGCCTCGAGCTCGACGGCGTCGTGCACCTGCGCGATTTCGTCCGGGACGGCGGCGTCTTCGTCACCATCGGCAACAGCTCCGGCCTGCCTATCCACTACGGCCTGGCCCGGGGGCTGGCCGTCCGCGACACGACCAAGCTCTGGGCCCGCGGCGGCGTGTTCCTGGCGTCCGTCGGCGACCGGACCAGCCCGCTCGCCTACGGCTATGACGACCAGGTCGGCATCTACTTCAGCCAGTCGCCCGTCTTCACCCTGGGCGGCATGAGCGGCCGGAGCCGGAGCCTGGCGGCCCCGGCGGGCGGGCCGGCGGGCCGGGTATCCGGGCGCGGCGGCGTCTCCGACCCGGACATCATCCAGGGCCGGCCCCGCGACCTCGGCCAGAAGGCCGTCGAGGAGTTCCGCAAGGCCGAGAAGGGCGCGGCCGGGACTGAGGCCGAGGACGAGCTGCCCCGGCCGCAGGTTTCGTCCGTCCGGCCGCGGATCGTTCTGAGCTTCGCCGCGAGCGCCGCCGACCTTCTGATCAGCGGCGGGCTGGCCGGGGGCGAGGAGCTGGCCGGCTCGCCGGCCCTGGCCGACGTCACGATCGGCAAGGGCCACGTCGTCCTGTTCAGCTTCAACCCCGCCTGGCGGAGCCAGACCAGCGGCTCTTATTTCTTTATATTCAACGCGTTGCTTAATTGGAAGGCCCTGGACGCCAGGCCCAAGTGA
- a CDS encoding elongation factor P, translated as MFSTSDLKKGDVVRIDGDPHIVETIKVQTPSARGAVTLYKIRFRNLKTRRKIDQSLHGDDMFEEADFERRPVQYLFGDASSITFMDLQDYSQFSLTKEEIEEEWPYLTEGVEGLISISSEGRVLGLEIPTFINLEIVETRPSVKGGSVTARTKPATLSTGLVVQVPEYMAVGEIIRVDTRTGEYASKA; from the coding sequence GTGTTCAGCACATCCGATCTGAAGAAGGGCGATGTCGTCAGGATCGACGGCGACCCGCATATCGTCGAGACCATCAAGGTCCAGACGCCGTCGGCGCGCGGCGCCGTGACGCTCTACAAGATCCGCTTCCGCAACCTCAAGACCAGGAGGAAGATCGACCAGTCGCTCCACGGCGACGACATGTTCGAGGAAGCCGATTTCGAGCGGCGGCCGGTCCAGTACCTCTTCGGCGACGCCTCGAGCATCACCTTCATGGACCTCCAGGACTACAGCCAGTTCAGCCTGACGAAGGAGGAGATCGAGGAGGAGTGGCCTTACCTCACGGAGGGCGTCGAGGGGCTCATCTCCATCTCGTCCGAGGGCCGCGTCCTCGGCTTGGAGATCCCGACCTTCATCAACCTCGAGATCGTCGAGACCCGGCCCTCGGTCAAGGGCGGCTCGGTCACCGCCCGGACGAAGCCGGCCACGCTCTCGACCGGGCTCGTCGTCCAGGTCCCCGAATACATGGCCGTCGGCGAGATCATCCGCGTCGATACCCGGACCGGCGAATACGCCTCCAAGGCCTAG
- a CDS encoding efflux RND transporter permease subunit — protein sequence MSKDSALGRFAIRHSRPIVFVCLALCLAGVYAALTIPSSVFPQTDFPRVVILIDNGVMPADEMMAAITRPIEEGMKDIPGVKTIRSATGRGSAEVNVFFSWKVDMVQSELYVLGRLSQIRASLPPTAEAEVYRVTFSNFPIIGVSLTSPRRSLVDLWETARYKLKPRFLQIPGIARVTLVGGRAPEYHIVVDPLRLQAAGLTLAEVTEALNKNNLVASTGLHEENRMLYLAVVDGRVHSIRDIESFPVTVAGGHPVLVRDFARVERGPEPVFNYVTADGQEAVLLNIYSQPDGSTLDIAKALTADLAALKGELQSDLKLSFFYDQSLLVRASVRSVWEAIIFGLVLSVLILFLFLKNWRTTFVAILVIPVTVLVTLVSLKAAGLSFNLMTLGGIAAAIGLVIDDAIVVVEAIHTKRRSGLDRLTAIREASGDLVRPLVGSTLTPVVVFIPLAFLSGITGVFFRALALTMVVALLTSLVLAVTLTPSLAGWLLPAPGAVAGEAGPDEGPLLRRVIRIYETAVRWALRKRWVTIALCVVVIVLAFALYRGLRSEFLPPMDEGGFVIDYLTPPGTSLAETHRQLRYAEDIIRSVPELESYSRRTGAQLGLFITEPNNGDFLLKLKPGRKRSTEEVLTELRHRLNAALPGIIWEFPGILGDLIGDLMYSPQPIEARIYSTDTAFLKAKAPDVAAALEKVPGVVDVFDGLVYTGPTISFRVRPVDAGRFGLSAEAISAAVNGAMLGETASTVLEGDRVIEIRVKAEPGRIDRLEKLRHLPLRSADGALIQLDQVVDVVEEPGQLELRRDDFRQDVAVTARLEGRDMGSAMAEIRRVLRADKTLPPGTVEYAGLYQQQQESFRNLVIVLLLAVFLVFTVLLLEFGSFAEPLAIVLGAVLAMFGSILALWITGTSLNVVSLLGAIIGVGIVAKNGILMLDLVKEHRAQGMDLAEALIRSGRRRLRPVLMTSLAAALGMLPLAYGIGSGADMLRPLAIAVIGALAISVLLSLIATPAIYSLIAGRRKTD from the coding sequence ATGAGCAAGGATTCCGCCCTGGGCCGGTTCGCCATCCGCCACTCCCGACCCATCGTCTTCGTCTGCCTGGCCCTATGCCTGGCCGGCGTTTACGCCGCCCTGACCATCCCGTCCTCGGTCTTTCCGCAGACGGATTTCCCGCGCGTCGTCATCCTGATCGACAACGGCGTCATGCCGGCCGACGAGATGATGGCCGCCATCACCCGGCCGATCGAAGAGGGGATGAAGGATATCCCCGGCGTCAAGACCATCCGCTCGGCCACGGGCCGCGGCTCGGCCGAGGTCAACGTCTTTTTCAGCTGGAAAGTCGACATGGTCCAGTCCGAGCTCTACGTGCTCGGACGGCTGTCCCAGATCCGCGCCTCCCTGCCGCCGACGGCCGAGGCCGAGGTCTACCGGGTCACCTTCTCGAACTTCCCCATCATCGGGGTCAGCCTGACCAGCCCCAGGCGGAGCCTCGTCGATCTCTGGGAGACGGCCCGCTACAAGCTCAAGCCGCGCTTCCTCCAGATCCCCGGGATCGCCCGGGTGACCCTGGTCGGCGGCCGCGCGCCCGAATATCACATCGTCGTCGACCCGCTGCGCCTCCAAGCCGCCGGGCTGACGCTGGCCGAAGTGACGGAGGCCCTGAACAAGAACAACCTCGTCGCCTCGACCGGGCTCCACGAGGAGAACCGGATGCTCTACCTGGCCGTCGTCGACGGCCGCGTCCACTCCATCCGGGACATCGAGAGCTTCCCGGTGACGGTCGCCGGCGGCCACCCGGTCCTCGTCCGCGACTTCGCCCGGGTCGAGCGCGGGCCGGAGCCGGTGTTCAACTACGTCACCGCCGACGGCCAGGAAGCCGTCCTCCTCAACATCTACAGCCAGCCCGACGGCAGCACCCTGGACATCGCCAAGGCCCTGACCGCCGACCTCGCGGCGCTCAAGGGCGAGCTTCAGTCCGACCTGAAGCTGTCGTTCTTCTATGATCAGTCCCTGCTCGTCCGGGCCTCCGTCCGGAGCGTCTGGGAGGCCATCATCTTCGGGCTCGTCCTGTCCGTCCTGATCCTCTTCCTCTTCCTGAAGAATTGGCGGACGACCTTCGTGGCCATCCTGGTCATCCCGGTCACCGTCCTGGTCACGCTCGTCTCGCTCAAGGCCGCCGGGCTTTCCTTCAACCTGATGACCCTGGGCGGGATCGCCGCCGCCATCGGCCTGGTCATCGACGACGCCATCGTGGTCGTGGAAGCCATCCATACGAAGCGCCGCTCCGGCCTCGACCGGCTGACGGCCATCCGCGAGGCCTCGGGTGATCTCGTCCGGCCGCTTGTCGGCTCGACCCTGACCCCGGTCGTCGTCTTCATCCCCCTGGCCTTCCTGAGCGGGATCACGGGCGTTTTCTTCCGGGCCCTGGCCTTGACCATGGTCGTCGCCCTCCTGACCTCTCTCGTCCTGGCCGTGACGCTGACGCCTTCGCTGGCTGGCTGGCTGCTGCCCGCGCCGGGGGCGGTAGCCGGGGAAGCCGGCCCGGACGAGGGCCCGCTGCTGCGGCGGGTCATCCGGATCTACGAGACGGCGGTCCGGTGGGCGCTCCGGAAGCGCTGGGTCACGATCGCCCTCTGCGTCGTCGTCATCGTCCTGGCCTTCGCCCTCTATCGCGGGCTCCGGAGCGAATTCCTGCCCCCGATGGACGAGGGCGGCTTCGTCATCGATTACCTGACCCCGCCGGGGACGAGCCTGGCCGAGACCCATCGCCAGCTCCGGTACGCCGAGGACATCATCCGCTCGGTGCCCGAGCTCGAAAGCTACTCGCGCCGCACCGGGGCCCAGCTGGGCCTGTTCATTACCGAGCCGAACAACGGCGACTTCCTGCTCAAGCTGAAGCCCGGCCGCAAGCGGTCCACGGAAGAGGTCCTGACCGAGCTGCGGCACCGCCTGAACGCGGCCCTGCCCGGCATCATCTGGGAGTTCCCGGGGATCCTCGGGGACCTCATCGGCGACCTGATGTATTCGCCCCAGCCGATCGAGGCCCGGATCTATTCGACCGACACGGCCTTCCTGAAGGCGAAGGCCCCCGATGTCGCCGCGGCGCTGGAGAAGGTGCCGGGCGTCGTCGACGTCTTCGACGGCCTGGTCTACACGGGACCGACGATCAGCTTCCGCGTCCGGCCCGTCGACGCCGGGCGCTTCGGCCTGAGCGCCGAGGCCATTTCCGCCGCGGTGAACGGCGCCATGCTGGGCGAGACGGCCTCGACCGTGCTCGAAGGCGACCGGGTCATCGAGATCCGGGTCAAGGCGGAGCCGGGCCGGATCGACCGGCTGGAGAAGCTCCGCCACCTGCCCCTGCGCTCGGCCGACGGGGCCCTCATCCAGCTCGACCAGGTCGTCGACGTCGTCGAAGAGCCGGGCCAGCTCGAGCTGCGCCGCGACGATTTCCGCCAGGACGTGGCCGTGACGGCCCGCCTCGAGGGCCGGGACATGGGCAGCGCCATGGCCGAGATCCGGCGCGTGCTCAGGGCGGATAAGACGCTGCCGCCGGGGACTGTCGAGTACGCCGGCCTTTACCAGCAGCAGCAGGAATCGTTCCGCAACCTGGTCATCGTCCTGCTGCTGGCCGTCTTCCTCGTCTTCACCGTGCTCCTGCTCGAGTTCGGGTCGTTCGCCGAGCCCTTGGCCATCGTGCTCGGAGCCGTGCTGGCCATGTTCGGCTCCATCCTGGCCCTCTGGATCACGGGCACATCGCTCAACGTCGTCTCGCTGCTGGGGGCCATCATCGGGGTCGGCATCGTGGCCAAGAACGGCATCCTGATGCTCGATCTCGTCAAGGAGCACCGGGCCCAAGGCATGGACCTGGCCGAGGCCCTCATCCGCTCGGGCCGGCGGCGCCTGCGGCCGGTCCTGATGACCTCGCTGGCCGCGGCGCTGGGGATGCTGCCCCTGGCTTACGGCATCGGCTCGGGGGCCGACATGCTCCGGCCGCTGGCCATCGCCGTCATCGGGGCCCTGGCCATCTCCGTCCTGCTGTCGCTCATCGCCACGCCGGCGATCTACAGCCTGATCGCCGGCCGGCGCAAGACGGACTGA
- a CDS encoding efflux RND transporter periplasmic adaptor subunit yields the protein MTKRQVATGLIVAAVAAAAILLVKVLGPKGGGEEEAIAADVGVHVGKIVRATLRGYVTAYGTVEPEPPGAGRAAAGALISAPVGGILAEVACSEGRAVERGALLFRLDTRLAEVAAAKAARAVEAAELTYERQKKLLAADGTSAKNFQEAEAALNAARGDLAAARTELALLEIRAPLSGTVVRIDARLGQSVETNAVLAEVIALDRLVVTARVPSLDAARLRAGSAVLWGDGDAAPGRVLVVGRDIDPKTDTVLVRASVPAGAGLSPGQFLSIRIVAEERRNVLAVPEESIVPGPDGGAELMVVEGEKAVPKPVKAGLRDGGLAEIEGEGLAEGLVIVTTDACTLAGETKIHIIGKP from the coding sequence ATGACTAAACGCCAGGTCGCGACCGGGCTCATCGTTGCGGCCGTCGCCGCGGCGGCCATCCTGCTCGTCAAGGTCCTGGGCCCCAAGGGCGGCGGGGAGGAAGAGGCGATCGCCGCCGATGTCGGCGTCCACGTCGGCAAGATCGTCCGGGCCACGCTCCGCGGCTATGTCACGGCCTACGGCACGGTCGAGCCCGAACCGCCGGGCGCGGGCCGGGCCGCGGCCGGGGCCCTGATCTCCGCGCCCGTCGGCGGCATCCTGGCCGAGGTCGCCTGCTCCGAGGGCCGGGCCGTCGAGCGCGGCGCGCTGCTCTTCCGGCTCGATACCAGGCTGGCCGAGGTCGCGGCGGCCAAGGCGGCCCGGGCCGTCGAGGCGGCCGAGCTGACCTATGAGCGCCAGAAGAAACTCCTGGCGGCCGACGGGACGTCCGCGAAGAATTTCCAGGAGGCCGAGGCGGCGCTCAACGCCGCCCGGGGCGACCTGGCCGCGGCCCGGACGGAGCTGGCCCTTCTCGAGATCCGGGCGCCGCTTTCGGGCACGGTCGTCCGCATTGACGCCCGTCTCGGCCAATCGGTCGAGACGAACGCGGTCCTGGCCGAGGTCATCGCCCTCGACCGCCTGGTCGTGACGGCGCGCGTGCCGAGCCTTGACGCGGCCCGCCTCCGCGCCGGGAGCGCTGTCCTCTGGGGCGACGGCGACGCCGCCCCGGGCCGGGTCCTGGTCGTCGGCCGGGACATCGATCCGAAGACGGACACGGTCCTCGTCCGGGCCTCGGTCCCCGCCGGCGCGGGTCTTTCTCCGGGTCAGTTCCTGAGCATCCGCATCGTCGCCGAGGAGCGCAGGAACGTCCTGGCCGTGCCTGAAGAGAGCATCGTGCCGGGCCCGGACGGCGGCGCCGAGCTCATGGTCGTCGAGGGCGAGAAAGCCGTGCCCAAGCCGGTCAAGGCCGGTCTCCGCGACGGCGGCCTGGCCGAGATCGAGGGAGAGGGCCTGGCCGAGGGCCTGGTCATCGTTACGACCGATGCCTGCACCCTGGCCGGCGAGACGAAGATCCACATCATCGGGAAGCCCTAG